The Lonchura striata isolate bLonStr1 chromosome Z, bLonStr1.mat, whole genome shotgun sequence genome window below encodes:
- the LOC144248312 gene encoding LOW QUALITY PROTEIN: histone H4-like (The sequence of the model RefSeq protein was modified relative to this genomic sequence to represent the inferred CDS: deleted 1 base in 1 codon; substituted 1 base at 1 genomic stop codon), giving the protein MSDRGKGSKGLGKGGAKRHRKVLRDNIQGITKPAIRHLTRRGGVKRISGLIYEETRDVLKVFLKNVIRNAVTYTEHAKRKTVIAIDVVYALKRXARTLYSFDS; this is encoded by the exons ATGTCTGATCGCGGCAAGGGCAGCAAGGGGCTCGGCAAGGGCGGCGCCAAGCGCCACCGCAAAGTGCTGCGCGACAACATCCAGGGCATCACCAAGCCGGCCATCCGCCACCTGACTAGGCGCGGCGGCGTCAAGCGCATCTCGGGGCTCATCTACGAGGAGACGCGCGATGTGCTCAAGGTTTTCCTGAAAAACGTGATCCGCAACGCCGTCACCTACACGGAGCACGCC AAAAGAAAGACAGTTATAGCCATAGACGTAGTCTACGCCCTTAAGCGCTAGGCTCGCACTCTCTACAGCTTCGACAGCTAA